In Triticum aestivum cultivar Chinese Spring chromosome 5B, IWGSC CS RefSeq v2.1, whole genome shotgun sequence, the following proteins share a genomic window:
- the LOC123113584 gene encoding protein WHAT'S THIS FACTOR 9, mitochondrial: MRSLARPPRPPKPLPSLAAFVQSMGYVEVKMRWKKDASFDAVPVLAHARDLRPLASLARLLSPSPTPVSAVSKLRRSLETSDRRVASFLRRFPAVFVESVGPEHNHPWFRLSASAARLQREERDVFAARRADITSRLRRLILMSPARRLPLTVAQGMLWHLGIPEDYFKLPDFDIGQDGFRILTTGDAVFSEDENHGKELGLIDDGKDQEMPLSVLQMGAIRRFGSAEEVPFPLFPSKGLRLKRKIGDWMEGFQKLPYISPYEDFSNIHRGSDVSEKRAVGVLHELFSLFVTCSAERRRLLCLRTHLGLSQKFHLVFERHPHIFYLLLKEKTCFVVLKEAYMAGGHTSIEEHPMLEVRSKYARLMQESQEIIRRRRSGKPVQLDPEDQESEDSKGVNSAAIPS; encoded by the coding sequence ATGCGGTCCCTTGCGCGGCCACCGAGGCCGCCCAAGCCCCTGCCCTCGCTCGCCGCCTTCGTCCAGTCCATGGGGTACGTGGAGGTGAAGATGCGGTGGAAGAAGGACGCGTCCTTCGACGCCGTCCCGGTGCTCGCGCACGCGCGGGACCTCCGCCCGCTCGCTTCCCTCGCGCGCCTCCTCTCCCCGTCGCCGACCCCCGTCTCCGCGGTCTCCAAGCTCCGCCGCTCGCTCGAGACCTCCGACCGCCGCGTCGCCTCCTTCCTGCGCCGCTTCCCCGCGGTCTTCGTCGAGTCCGTCGGGCCCGAGCACAACCACCCCTGGTTCCGTCTCTCGGCCTCCGCCGCGCGCCTCCAGCGGGAGGAGCGGGACGTCTTCGCCGCCCGCCGCGCCGACATCACCTCCCGCCTTCGCCGCCTCATCCTCATGtccccggcccgccgcctcccgcTCACCGTCGCGCAGGGCATGCTCTGGCACCTCGGCATCCCGGAGGACTACTTCAAGCTCCCGGATTTCGACATTGGGCAAGATGGATTCAGGATTCTGACCACCGGAGATGCTGTATTTTCCGAGGATGAGAACCATGGCAAGGAGCTGGGGCTCATCGACGATGGGAAAGATCAAGAAATGCCACTGTCGGTGCTTCAAATGGGTGCCATACGGAGGTTCGGATCGGCAGAGGAGGTGCCCTTCCCGCTGTTCCCGTCCAAGGGTCTTCGGCTGAAGCGGAAGATTGGAGACTGGATGGAGGGATTCCAGAAGCTGCCTTATATCTCTCCCTATGAGGATTTCAGCAACATCCATCGGGGTAGCGATGTTTCAGAGAAGCGGGCGGTTGGGGTGCTCCACGAGCTGTTCAGTCTGTTTGTGACATGCTCTGCCGAGAGGCGACGGTTACTCTGCCTGAGGACACACCTGGGGCTGTCACAGAAGTTTCATCTGGTGTTTGAGCGGCACCCACATATATTCTACTTACTGTTGAAGGAGAAAACGTGCTTTGTTGTCCTCAAAGAGGCATACATGGCTGGGGGACACACATCAATTGAGGAGCATCCCATGCTTGAGGTGCGGAGCAAGTATGCCAGGTTGATGCAGGAGTCACAGGAGATCATAAGGCGCCGGCGAAGCGGGAAGCCGGTACAGTTGGATCCTGAGGATCAAGAGAGTGAGGATTCGAAGGGTGTAAATTCAGCTGCAATCCCTTCATAG
- the LOC123117118 gene encoding protein TIFY 5, whose translation MAGGNDAGMGACGADGLELSLRLGSPTTAPAPAPAPARRNLTIVYDRRVLCAVDVVELQAMAIISMANQETTGKITDMDDAGIAQGACRAARAQTRASPDHGGIAAPTPLGDQGGLSMKRSLQRFLEKRKTRASTASPYVVHRPARPPRS comes from the exons ATGGCCGGCGGCAACGACGCCGGCATGGGAGCCTGCGGTGCCGACGGCCTGGAGCTTAGCCTCCGCCTTGGAAGCCCGACGACGGCCCCcgccccggcgccggcgccggcacgGAGGAACCTCACAATTGTCTACGACCGGCGCGTGCTGTGCGCCGTCGACGTGGTCGAGCTACAG GCAATGGCAATCATATCCATGGCGAACCAGGAAACGACGGGGAAGATCACAGACATGGACGACGCCGGCATCGCGCAAGGGGCTTGCCGCGCCGCTCGCGCGCAGACGAGGGCATCTCCGGATCACGGCGGCATCGCGGCGCCGACGCCGCTCGGCGATCAGGGGGGCCTGTCGATGAAGCGCTCGCTGCAGCGGTTCCTCGAGAAGCGCAAGACGAGGGCCAGCACCGCGTCGCCGTACGTCGTGCATCGGCCCGCCCGGCCGCCGAGATCTTGA